From Mycobacterium colombiense CECT 3035:
CCAGCACGTCGTCGGGCAGCGAAAGCTCCTCGCGGGCGGTGGGATCGAACGCCACCAGCACCACCAGGCCCGGCCGCAGCAGGGACAGGTCCAGGCCGCCGTCGCATCGCGCCAGCTTGGCGATGAACGTCTCCCCCGAGACGGCCACCACCTCGATGAAGACCTGCCGCTTGACCTTGCGCACGGTGCCGACCCCGACGGTCCGGTTCCCGGCATCCCCGCGGCGGCGGGACCCGAGCCATTCGGCCAGCAGCAACAGCTTGTTCATGCGATCAGCGTCCGGCCGGGCACCGGCTACCGAACCCAACTTTATGGCTGCCGCGAAGTTTGCGATGGCCCTATTCTGTGCAGATGAGCGCCGAGCCGCAGGTAGCGACCGCCGGGGAAGGCGAGGCGTCGGGCCATCCGCGCCGGCTGGTGATCGAGGCGGCGTGGCGGGCCATCGGTCCGGGCGTGGAGGTGCTCAGCGGTGACGACGGCGGCCCGCTGAGCCGCACCGTCAAACGCATCATCGACCCGCTGGTGCTGCGCCTGCGGTCCAACCCCGCGTACTCGGCCCCGGTCGTGACGCCCGAGACGGCCGCGCAGATGCATGGCCTCATCGTCGGCAGCGGTTCCGAATTGCGCTCGGCCGCAGCCTGGTTCGAGGCCCTCAAACTGGAGCGCCGGCGGCATCGGATCCGCACCGGGAATGCGCAGGAACTCTACTTCCCGGTGTGCTTCGAGCTCGCCGTCACGAAAGGCCGACCGACGCCGGGGGATTACCGGACGGCGGCGGCGGTGCTCGGCGAGATCCACCGGGATCGCGACCGCACCGCGATCGAGGTGCTGCATCGATACGTCGCGGACCCCGACGTGGTTGCCACGCTGGCCAAGCAGCTGGAGCGCAGTTGGCGTGACGTGCGGGCGGGCGAGGCCGCCATCGATCCGTTCCGCGCCGAGCTCGGCACGGTGTTGGGCACGGCCGGCAGCCACGGCGCCGCGGCGGCCCGGCAGCGGGTCTGGACGGCGATGATCACCGACGCCACCCCGTACAACCTGGGTGCGCTGGCCCGCACCGACACCGATCGGCTGCCGTGGTCGATCGTCGGGTTGGGTTTGAGTTCGGTTGCGCCGCAACGCCCTCCGGAGATATCCCAGAGCAGCAACGGCGACCGCCCGCTGGATCGCAGCGTGGTAGACCGGGTGCGCGCCACCCTGCGGCGCGCCTTGGATCGCGACGCGTTGCCCGAAATCCCGTTGCTCTGCGAGGAAGAAGTCGATCGCGCCTGCGCGCCGTGGGGGCTGTTGGCCGAGGACAAACAGGCCACGCTGGTGGCCGGCATCGAGGTCGCGGTCCAGCTGGCTCCGCTGGATCCGGCCGCCTCTTGCCGCTACGACCTGGCCGCCCAGATCCAGGCGCGGCTGCGCAAGGAAGCCTATGTGTTGCACGCCCGCCGCTATCTGGCCGAGAACGGCCCCATTCATCCTCGCCAGCGGCAGGTGGTCGACGACCTCGCCAGCTACGCACAGCCCTACCTGAGCCGGCTGTGGGCGCGGCTGCACGGCCGCGACGTCTGGCAGGAGCCCTGCGCCGACGTCGACGACGTGCGCGCGCTGCTCGACGGTGTGGCGCGGTCGGTGAGCCTCGACCACCGGCAACGGATCAAAGCGATGCTGGAATTGCAGGTGGCCGGATGAGATTGGTTGCCGATTCCGGACTTTGGAGCACCGGCCCCGTCGATACTGCGGTCGCGACGCCACTGGTCGCGCTGCTGGAAGTCAGCGGCGCGGTGCTGTCCTGGACGCTGGACGATCCCGACGATGCGGCGCCGCACATCACGTTCACCGATGCGTCGCGCGCGGACTGGTTGTGGCGGGTCCTCGGCGAGGCCGGACATGTCGCGGTGGTGTCGGCGCTCGACGGCGCGGCGGGCCGGCCGCGCAGCATCGAGCTCACCGGCGTCGAGCTGGTGGCGGGCTCGGTCGCCCCGCTGCGCAGGCTGGCCACCGGGCACTGGCTGCGCCGGTGGTGGCCGGCCAGCAGGCAGGACGGCATCGCCGGCCTGGACCGTGCGCTGCTCGACGTCGAGGTCGCATTGCTGACCGCCGGGGCGCAGAGCTTCTTCCCCGACGACACGCTGGATTCCGACGTGACGCAGCTGCTCGCGCCACACGCCGCCGCGCTGATAGGCCATGTCCGCAGCCATGATTCGCGGATTGCCGACCTGGTACGGACGGGCGCCGAACTCGCCGACGAGATCGGCGCCGATGGTGACGGCTGGCCGGAACTGATTGCGGCTGTGGATGATTCGAGTGTGATCCCGAGGTCGCCGAGCGATCGCCGCGAGGATTACGCGCTGGCCGCCGGCGCGGGCACGGGTCCGCGCGGCGCGGGGGCGATAGCCCGCGGCGTCGCATCGATCGCCTGGAGCGGGGTTCCGCCCGCGATCTTCGATGCCGGCGAGAACACCGTCGAGTGGAGCATCGAGGCCGGCGGCGCGACCGTCGTCGCCGTGGTACGGGCGGCGGTCATCGGCCCGGACCCGGCTACCGGCATCGCGGTGCGGCTGCGTTCGGCGGCCGTCGACGGCACCGGCACCCTGGACGCGACCGGGCGCGCGACCCTTCCGCTCGAGGACGGGCCGGGCCGCGCCCTCACCGAGTCGGCCGCCTGGGGCCACGACTGGTCGGCGGCGTCCGTGGTCGTGGGCGCCGAAACGCCCGAATCCGCCGAGACCCGGGCGCGCGTGCGGAGGTGGGCGCGGGCGCGGCTGGACCTGCCGCCGCGCGACGCCTTCCTCGCCGAAATATTGGCCGCAGAATCTGCCTATTAGGCCTACTAAGAACCCCGGCCATTCCCTATGCTGAGCGAGTGCCAAACACCTATCGCGTCGTTCAGTGGAACACCGGAAACGTCGGCAAGAGCTCGCTGAAATCGATCGTCACCAACCCCACCCTGGAATTGGTGGGCTGCTACGCCTGGTCACCGGAGAAGGCGGGCCGCGACGCCGGCGAACTCGTCGGGCTCCCGCCGCTCGGCGTCAAGGCGACCAACGACATCGACGAGCTGCTGGCGCTGAAGCCGGACTGCGTGGTCTACAACCCGATGTGGATCAACGTCGACGAACTGGTCCGCATCCTGTCCGCGGGCGTCAACGTGGTGACCACCGCGTCGTTCATCACCGGGCACAACCTGGGCGAGGGCCGCGACCGGATCCTGGAGGCCTGCGAAAAGGGCGGTTCCACGATCTTCGGGTCCGGCGTCAGCCCGGGCTTCGCCGAATTGCTGGCGATCGTCTCGGCCATGGTGTGCAACCGGATCGACAAGGTCACCGTCAACGAGGCCGCCGACACCACGTTCTACGACTCCCCGGAGACCGAGAAGCCGGTCGGCTTCGGCCAGCCGATCGACCACCCCGACCTGCCGGCGATGGCCGCGAAGGGCACCGCCATCTTCGGCGAGGCCGTGCGACTGGTCGGCGACGCCCTCGGCATCGAACTCGACGAGGTCAAATGCGTGGCCGAATTCGCCCAGACCACCGAGGATCTCGTCATGGCGTCCTGGACGATCCCGGCGGGGCACGTCGCGGGCACCTACATCAGCTGGCAGGGCATCGTCAACGGCAAGGTCCTGATCGACCTGAACGTCCGGTGGAAAAAGGGGCAGACGCTCGAACCCGATTGGCAGATCGAACAGGACGGCTGGGTCATCCAGGTCGACGGGCAACCGACGGTCACCACCAAGGTCGGCTTCCTGCCGCCGCCGTACTTCGAGGCCACGACGCTCGAGGAATTCATGGACCTCGGGCACATCATGACGGCGGTGCCCGCCATCAACGGGATCGCCGCCGTCGTCGCGGCGGCGCCGGGCATCGCGACCTACGCCGATCTTCCGCTGACACTGCCGCGCGGCAACGCGTATGTCAGCATTGATCGGTGAGTGCGCGCTTCATCATTCGCATCCTCAGCGTTGCGGCCGCGACTGGAGCGTTGAGCGGCCTGCCCGACAGCCCTGCGGCGCAGGCCGATCCGTGCCCGGACGTCGAGGTGGTGTTCGCCCGCGGCACCGGCCAGGACTCCGGCGTCGGCCACGTGGGTCAGGGCTTCGTCGACTCACTCGGGTCGCAGATCAACGGGCGTTCGATGGGGGTCTACCCCGTGAATTACCCGGCGTCGGCGGCTTTCGCGTCCAGCGCCCAAGCCGGCGCGGACGACGTGGTCGCTCACGTCGACGACATGATCGGGCGCTGCCCCGGCACGCGACTGGTGCTCGGTGGCTTCTCGCAGGGGGCGGGTGTGATGGATCTGGCCACCCGGGCCCTGCCGCCCCAGGCCATCGATCATGTGGCGGCGGTCGCCATCTTCGGCAATCCCACCAGCGAGCTAGCCGGCAATTTCACCGGCGCCGTTTTCTCGCCGATCGGCCCGCCGTACAACGCCAAGACCATCGACCTGTGCGCCGACGGCGATCCGGCATGCTCCCCCGCGGGCGGCAACCTGATGGCGCACGGCTCGTACGTGCAGTCGGGGATGACGGCCCAGGCCGCCACGTACGTCGCCGGCCGGCTATAGAGCGGCGCGCCGCCGAGCGGCTTTGGCGTAGCGGGCGCCCAGCGCCGGCACCGCGATCGGGCCCTGGTCGCGGACCGCCTCGATGGCATTGCGCAGCGGACGGGCAAGGCCCGCAAAGGATCCCATGTCGAACAGCAGAGGGGTCAGCAGCCGGTTGTGGACGAAGCCGAAGGAGCTGCCGGTCTCGGGGTCGGCCCAGCCGAGCGTTCCGCCCAGCCCGACGTGACCGAAGCCGCGAAGCAGACCGGGAACCGGCGACTCGTGGTAGCCCAGGTGAAAAGGCATGGGCACCACCATGTTCGCGTCGGGCCACTTGCGGCGCGCCTGTCCGGCCAGTCCGTGCGCCAGATCCTCCGACACGAACTTCTTCCCGTCGATGCGGCCGTCGTTGGCCAGCACGCCGAACATCTTGGCCAGCGCCCGCGCGGTCACCACGCCGTTGGCGGCGGGCACCTCGCCGTCCAAAAACGGGGTGTCACCCTTGATCAGGGAGATGACGCCGGGGAAGTACATCGCGCCCAGCGCACCGGAGAACGGCAGACCCGCCACCCGCGGTGCGAGGAAGTTGATCACCGGTGCGCGCAGCCGTCCCTGCGGGATCAGGATTTGGGCCGCCGTGGTCGGCGAGCCCTCCGGTGGGCGGCCCAGATGCAGCCCGTCGGTGTTGAGCGGACGGGCCACCTCCTGGCGGATCAGCTCGCGCATGCCCTTGCCGGTCACCGCCCTGGCCAGGCCGGAGAGCAGCCATCCGTAGGTGAGCGCGTGGTAGGCCTGCACCCCGCGCAGGTGATCGACCGGCGCCGCCGCGAGTCGCTCCTCCATCAGCAGGTGGTCCATCAACTCCGCCTTGGTGACGCCGCGCAGGTGCGACAGCCCGGAGCGGTGCCGCAGGACGTCGCGGACCGTGATCTCGGCCTTCCCGTTGGCGGCGAACTCGGGCCAGTACTCGGCGACGGGCGCGTCGTAGGAGAGCAGGCCGCGGTCGGCGAGTCGGTGAATCACGGTGGACGCGACACCCTTGGTCGCCGAGAACACCATGGCGCCGGTGTCCGCGGTCCAGCGCTGCGTGCCGGCCCGGTCCGACCACCCGGTCCAGACGTCCACGACGGGAATCCCGTCGACGTAGACGCTCAGCGCTCCCCCACCGAACCGGCGCCCGGGAAACAGCTGGGAGAACACCCTGATGGCGCCCGCGAAACGCGGGTCGGCAGCACCGGACACACCGCGCGGCAGGCCGGCATCGGTGACCAGCAGGGTCGACGGCGTCACCGCGCCGGGACCCCTCGAACGTTCACGCGCTTGAAGCTATCAGCCTGCGCCGATTCACCCGCCTGACTTCACAGATCAGCGCGCGGAGCCGTCCAGAAGCGCGTCGAGGAGTCCGTCGAACTCGGTCGCCGGGGGGCCGCCCGCCGGTATACCGGTCAACACCCGCAACAGGTGTGCACGGCCAGCGCCGGCGGGGGACTCTGGCAACGCGCCGAGGTCGCGGTGGCCCTGGCTCAGCGATACGCGGTCGCCTTCGGCGACTTGGAGTGCGCGGCCGCGATCCCCGCGATCGCACGCTGAACCCGCGTCAGCCGATCGGTGGGTCCGGAGGCGGGGCGGCATCTGTGCCGTGGGCTGGTTCGGTGGGCGAGTCCCTCAAATACCGCCTCAGCCGCAGCAGCTGATTGACCACCATGCCGACGCCGAGCAGCATCAACACCACCACTACGGCCACCACGATCGCGGTGCTCACGGGTCCATGATGACACTGCGGGGGTTTCGATAATCCCTGTTGAGGGGTAGCCACCTCGCCATGAGCGCCGAAGACAAGCTGAAAAACAAGATCGAGGACCTCGGGGGCCGGGCCAAGGAAGCCGTCGGCAAGGCCACCGGCGACCCCGAGACCAGGGACGAAGGCCGGGCCGATCAGGCGAAGTCGGCGTTGAAGGATGCCGGCGAGAAGGTGAAGGACGCTTTCAAGAAGTAATGAAGATTCGCAACGTGTTGACCGCCGTGTCGGCGCGCGG
This genomic window contains:
- a CDS encoding cutinase family protein, which translates into the protein MSARFIIRILSVAAATGALSGLPDSPAAQADPCPDVEVVFARGTGQDSGVGHVGQGFVDSLGSQINGRSMGVYPVNYPASAAFASSAQAGADDVVAHVDDMIGRCPGTRLVLGGFSQGAGVMDLATRALPPQAIDHVAAVAIFGNPTSELAGNFTGAVFSPIGPPYNAKTIDLCADGDPACSPAGGNLMAHGSYVQSGMTAQAATYVAGRL
- a CDS encoding CsbD family protein, producing MSAEDKLKNKIEDLGGRAKEAVGKATGDPETRDEGRADQAKSALKDAGEKVKDAFKK
- a CDS encoding serine hydrolase domain-containing protein, whose amino-acid sequence is MTPSTLLVTDAGLPRGVSGAADPRFAGAIRVFSQLFPGRRFGGGALSVYVDGIPVVDVWTGWSDRAGTQRWTADTGAMVFSATKGVASTVIHRLADRGLLSYDAPVAEYWPEFAANGKAEITVRDVLRHRSGLSHLRGVTKAELMDHLLMEERLAAAPVDHLRGVQAYHALTYGWLLSGLARAVTGKGMRELIRQEVARPLNTDGLHLGRPPEGSPTTAAQILIPQGRLRAPVINFLAPRVAGLPFSGALGAMYFPGVISLIKGDTPFLDGEVPAANGVVTARALAKMFGVLANDGRIDGKKFVSEDLAHGLAGQARRKWPDANMVVPMPFHLGYHESPVPGLLRGFGHVGLGGTLGWADPETGSSFGFVHNRLLTPLLFDMGSFAGLARPLRNAIEAVRDQGPIAVPALGARYAKAARRRAAL
- a CDS encoding NAD(P)H-dependent amine dehydrogenase family protein — protein: MPNTYRVVQWNTGNVGKSSLKSIVTNPTLELVGCYAWSPEKAGRDAGELVGLPPLGVKATNDIDELLALKPDCVVYNPMWINVDELVRILSAGVNVVTTASFITGHNLGEGRDRILEACEKGGSTIFGSGVSPGFAELLAIVSAMVCNRIDKVTVNEAADTTFYDSPETEKPVGFGQPIDHPDLPAMAAKGTAIFGEAVRLVGDALGIELDEVKCVAEFAQTTEDLVMASWTIPAGHVAGTYISWQGIVNGKVLIDLNVRWKKGQTLEPDWQIEQDGWVIQVDGQPTVTTKVGFLPPPYFEATTLEEFMDLGHIMTAVPAINGIAAVVAAAPGIATYADLPLTLPRGNAYVSIDR